The following coding sequences are from one Leishmania major strain Friedlin complete genome, chromosome 36 window:
- a CDS encoding putative MP18 RNA editing complex protein: protein MFRRLSPAAATRSMATMTHPLTSATQSQSVTSTRAAVSRVAMRGCSSSSGTSSGDVSSTKGAAFSVSRSGQRAPSINCVTLVGVVHDIQTGYVFEDAVTQFTLTTTSLDAANQAQECVVEKDHHTVRCYGDVFSREVRAKLSEGNVVCVNGRLRLNPQMEPSCNKYYYFPYIQVQPPHGQVSVVYGDRRSPPSPVNAATGELNNGNGDPTNSAAPAEDGDPSATTQKTP from the coding sequence ATGTTTCGGCGCCTTTcccctgctgcagcgacacggTCGATGGCGACCATGACGCATCCGCTGACCTCCGCGACGCAGTCCCAGTCGGTGACAagcacgcgcgcggcagTCTCACGTGTCGCGATGcgcgggtgcagcagcagcagcggcacctcaTCAGGCGACGTCTCTTCTACAAAGGGTGCCGCCTTTAGCGTGAGTCGATCCGGTCAGCGCGCGCCGTCGATCAACTGCGTGACACTCGTTGGGGTGGTGCATGACATCCAAACTGGCTACGTCTTTGAAGACGCTGTCACCCAATTCACGCTCACCACGACAAGCCTGGACGCGGCGAACCAAGCCCAAGAGTGCGTGGTGGAGAAGGACCATCACACCGTGCGCTGCTATGGCGATGTCTTTTCCCGGGAAGTCCGCGCCAAGCTGAGCGAGGGCAATGTGGTCTGCGTGAATGGCCGTCTGCGCTTGAATCCGCAAATGGAGCCGTCGTGCAACAAGTACTACTACTTCCCTTACATCCAAGTTCAGCCGCCGCACGGCCAGGTGAGCGTCGTGTACGGCGACCGTCGCTCCCCTCCGTCGCCGGTGAACGCGGCGACGGGTGAGCTGAACAATGGCAACGGCGACCCCACAAAcagcgcagcaccggccGAGGATGGCGATCCTAGCGCGACGACGCAGAAGACGCCGTAA